Proteins from one Cicer arietinum cultivar CDC Frontier isolate Library 1 chromosome 3, Cicar.CDCFrontier_v2.0, whole genome shotgun sequence genomic window:
- the LOC101489946 gene encoding 3-isopropylmalate dehydrogenase 2, chloroplastic-like isoform X2, producing the protein MASQSETKSIFTNYITSPLSVEKLNGSNYDSWAADIKLWLRGQGYEDHLTQNPDKLVDASTLKREVAEGVDLMVVRELTGGIYFGKPRGFGTNGHGEEIGFNTEIYTAHEVDRIARVAFNIARKRGGKLCSVDKANVLEASMFWRKRVLALAEEYSDVELSHMYVDNASMQLIRYPKQFDTIVTNNIFGDILSDEASMITGSIGMLPSASVGDSGPGLFEPIHGSAPDIAGQDKANPFAAVLTAAMLLRYGLGEEKAAERIECSSGDTEQGILNCRHIFCWNQAGRV; encoded by the exons ATGGCGTCCCAGTCTGAAACAAAGAGCATCTTCACCAACTACATCACCTCTCCTCTCTctgttgaaaaattgaatggatcaaattatgatagttgggctGCCGACATCAAACTATGGCTACGTGGTCAAGGTTACGAGGATCATCTCACCCAAAACCCTGATAAG TTAGTGGATGCTTCAACTTTGAAGAGAGAGGTTGCCGAGGGGGTTGATCTCATGGTTGTAAGGGAACTAACTGGAG GTATCTATTTTGGAAAACCTAGGGGCTTTGGTACTAATGGACATGGGGAAGAGATTGGTTTTAACACTGAGATTTACACTGCACACGAG GTTGATCGCATTGCTCGTGTTGCGTTTAATATAGCTCGGAAGCGTGGTGGAAAACTTTGCTCTGTTGACAAAGCCAATGTTCTAGAG GCATCCATGTTCTGGAGGAAAAGAGTTTTGGCTTTAGCAGAAGAATACTCTGATGTTGAACTCTCACACATGTATGTTGATAATGCATCGATGCAACTAATTCGCTATCCTAAACAG TTTGACACTATCGTAACAAACAACATTTTTGGTGATATATTATCTGACGAGGCTTCAATGATCACCGGAAGTATTGGGATGCTTCCTTCTGCCAGCGTTGGGGATTCG GGACCAGGACTTTTCGAACCTATACATGGTTCTGCACCTGATATTGCCGGACAG GACAAGGCAAACCCATTTGCTGCTGTTCTTACTGCTGCTATGCTTCTGAGATATGGCCTTGGAGAAGAAAAGGCTGCTGAAAGAATAGAGTGCAGTTCTGGAGACACTGAACAAGGGATTTTGAACTGCCGACATATATTCTGCTGGAACc AAGCTGGTAGGGTGTAA
- the LOC101489946 gene encoding 3-isopropylmalate dehydrogenase 2, chloroplastic-like isoform X1, translating to MASQSETKSIFTNYITSPLSVEKLNGSNYDSWAADIKLWLRGQGYEDHLTQNPDKLVDASTLKREVAEGVDLMVVRELTGGIYFGKPRGFGTNGHGEEIGFNTEIYTAHEVDRIARVAFNIARKRGGKLCSVDKANVLEASMFWRKRVLALAEEYSDVELSHMYVDNASMQLIRYPKQFDTIVTNNIFGDILSDEASMITGSIGMLPSASVGDSGPGLFEPIHGSAPDIAGQDKANPFAAVLTAAMLLRYGLGEEKAAERIECSSGDTEQGILNCRHIFCWNRKIMFNVYSFYTWLLARLASMAILFLKNLFLRLRIL from the exons ATGGCGTCCCAGTCTGAAACAAAGAGCATCTTCACCAACTACATCACCTCTCCTCTCTctgttgaaaaattgaatggatcaaattatgatagttgggctGCCGACATCAAACTATGGCTACGTGGTCAAGGTTACGAGGATCATCTCACCCAAAACCCTGATAAG TTAGTGGATGCTTCAACTTTGAAGAGAGAGGTTGCCGAGGGGGTTGATCTCATGGTTGTAAGGGAACTAACTGGAG GTATCTATTTTGGAAAACCTAGGGGCTTTGGTACTAATGGACATGGGGAAGAGATTGGTTTTAACACTGAGATTTACACTGCACACGAG GTTGATCGCATTGCTCGTGTTGCGTTTAATATAGCTCGGAAGCGTGGTGGAAAACTTTGCTCTGTTGACAAAGCCAATGTTCTAGAG GCATCCATGTTCTGGAGGAAAAGAGTTTTGGCTTTAGCAGAAGAATACTCTGATGTTGAACTCTCACACATGTATGTTGATAATGCATCGATGCAACTAATTCGCTATCCTAAACAG TTTGACACTATCGTAACAAACAACATTTTTGGTGATATATTATCTGACGAGGCTTCAATGATCACCGGAAGTATTGGGATGCTTCCTTCTGCCAGCGTTGGGGATTCG GGACCAGGACTTTTCGAACCTATACATGGTTCTGCACCTGATATTGCCGGACAG GACAAGGCAAACCCATTTGCTGCTGTTCTTACTGCTGCTATGCTTCTGAGATATGGCCTTGGAGAAGAAAAGGCTGCTGAAAGAATAGAGTGCAGTTCTGGAGACACTGAACAAGGGATTTTGAACTGCCGACATATATTCTGCTGGAACcgtaaaattatgtttaatgttTACAGTTTTTACACATGGTTGCTAGCTAGACTTGCTTCGATGGCGATACTCTTCTTGAAGAACCTATTCTTAAGATTAAGAATTCTATAA
- the LOC101494367 gene encoding pentatricopeptide repeat-containing protein At1g80550, mitochondrial-like isoform X1: protein MRWPFPLTSSSTRLLRFRFIPFQSHSSHHNNFSTHNPISVPITNPVLDQTTVRETLTSFNNDWKRALEFFNWVQTEFNFPHSTETYNLILDILGKFFEFQQCWNLIHRMQSNPNSFPNHTTFRVMFKRYISAHCIDDAVQAFQRLNEFNLKDETSFSNLIDALCDHKHVLEAQDLVFGTQKTLTLSWKIDGFVVSSNNTKIYNIVLRGWYKLGWWSKCWEFWDEMDRIGVQKDLHSYSIYMDILSKGGKPWKAVKLFKEMKRKATCQSSARCIRKSRQNFSSMENEDLSVKAKSKLAYRWEVYHNLCLLRR, encoded by the exons ATGCGTTGGCCATTTCCTCTTACATCTTCATCAACTCGTCTCCTTCGATTTCGCTTCATACCCTTCCAATCCCATTCCTCTCATCACAACAATTTCTCCACACATAACCCAATTTCCGTTCCAATTACAAACCCCGTTCTCGATCAAACAACCGTTCGCGAAACCCTAACCTCCTTCAACAACGACTGGAAACGCGCACTCGAGTTCTTCAACTGGGTACAAACCGAATTCAACTTCCCACACTCCACCGAAACCTATAACCTAATCCTCGACATCTTAGGTAAATTCTTCGAGTTCCAACAATGTTGGAATCTAATCCACCGTATGCAAAGCAACCCTAATTCTTTCCCCAACCACACCACTTTCCGTGTCATGTTCAAACGTTACATCTCTGCTCACTGCATCGACGACGCCGTTCAAGCATTCCAACGTTTAAATGAGTTCAATTTGAAAGACGAAACCTCTTTTTCGAATCTCATCGACGCTCTGTGTGATCATAAACACGTTCTCGAAGCTCAAGATTTGGTTTTCGGAACCCAAAAGACTCTAACTTTATCTTGGAAAATTGACGGGTTTGTTGTTAGTAGTAATAATACTAAGATTTATAATATTGTTCTTCGTGGTTGGTATAAGTTGGGTTGGTGGAGTAAGTGTTGGGAGTTTTGGGATGAAATGGATAGAATAGGTGTTCAAAAGGATCTACATTCTTATTCCATTTACATGGATATTTTGTCTAAAGGTGGAAAACCATGGAAAGCTGTGAAATTGTTTAAGGAGATGAAGAGAAAAG CTACTTGCCAGAGCTCAGCGAGATGTATCAGAAAATCGCGGCAAAACTTCAGCAG TATGGAGAATGAAGATCTTTCTGTCAAAGCTAAGTCAAAGTTAGCATATCGTTGGGAGGTTTATCACAACCTATGTCTCTTAAGGAGATAG
- the LOC101494367 gene encoding pentatricopeptide repeat-containing protein At1g80550, mitochondrial-like isoform X2 — MRWPFPLTSSSTRLLRFRFIPFQSHSSHHNNFSTHNPISVPITNPVLDQTTVRETLTSFNNDWKRALEFFNWVQTEFNFPHSTETYNLILDILGKFFEFQQCWNLIHRMQSNPNSFPNHTTFRVMFKRYISAHCIDDAVQAFQRLNEFNLKDETSFSNLIDALCDHKHVLEAQDLVFGTQKTLTLSWKIDGFVVSSNNTKIYNIVLRGWYKLGWWSKCWEFWDEMDRIGVQKDLHSYSIYMDILSKGGKPWKAVKLFKEMKRKVVFVPQWIPMLCSLRSFQESYLPELSEMYQKIAAKLQQYGE; from the exons ATGCGTTGGCCATTTCCTCTTACATCTTCATCAACTCGTCTCCTTCGATTTCGCTTCATACCCTTCCAATCCCATTCCTCTCATCACAACAATTTCTCCACACATAACCCAATTTCCGTTCCAATTACAAACCCCGTTCTCGATCAAACAACCGTTCGCGAAACCCTAACCTCCTTCAACAACGACTGGAAACGCGCACTCGAGTTCTTCAACTGGGTACAAACCGAATTCAACTTCCCACACTCCACCGAAACCTATAACCTAATCCTCGACATCTTAGGTAAATTCTTCGAGTTCCAACAATGTTGGAATCTAATCCACCGTATGCAAAGCAACCCTAATTCTTTCCCCAACCACACCACTTTCCGTGTCATGTTCAAACGTTACATCTCTGCTCACTGCATCGACGACGCCGTTCAAGCATTCCAACGTTTAAATGAGTTCAATTTGAAAGACGAAACCTCTTTTTCGAATCTCATCGACGCTCTGTGTGATCATAAACACGTTCTCGAAGCTCAAGATTTGGTTTTCGGAACCCAAAAGACTCTAACTTTATCTTGGAAAATTGACGGGTTTGTTGTTAGTAGTAATAATACTAAGATTTATAATATTGTTCTTCGTGGTTGGTATAAGTTGGGTTGGTGGAGTAAGTGTTGGGAGTTTTGGGATGAAATGGATAGAATAGGTGTTCAAAAGGATCTACATTCTTATTCCATTTACATGGATATTTTGTCTAAAGGTGGAAAACCATGGAAAGCTGTGAAATTGTTTAAGGAGATGAAGAGAAAAG TGGTGTTCGTCCCACAATGGATACCTATGTTATGCTCCTTAAGAAGTTTTCAAG AAAGCTACTTGCCAGAGCTCAGCGAGATGTATCAGAAAATCGCGGCAAAACTTCAGCAG TATGGAGAATGA
- the LOC101494367 gene encoding pentatricopeptide repeat-containing protein At1g80550, mitochondrial-like isoform X3, whose translation MRWPFPLTSSSTRLLRFRFIPFQSHSSHHNNFSTHNPISVPITNPVLDQTTVRETLTSFNNDWKRALEFFNWVQTEFNFPHSTETYNLILDILGKFFEFQQCWNLIHRMQSNPNSFPNHTTFRVMFKRYISAHCIDDAVQAFQRLNEFNLKDETSFSNLIDALCDHKHVLEAQDLVFGTQKTLTLSWKIDGFVVSSNNTKIYNIVLRGWYKLGWWSKCWEFWDEMDRIGVQKDLHSYSIYMDILSKGGKPWKAVKLFKEMKRKESYLPELSEMYQKIAAKLQQYGE comes from the exons ATGCGTTGGCCATTTCCTCTTACATCTTCATCAACTCGTCTCCTTCGATTTCGCTTCATACCCTTCCAATCCCATTCCTCTCATCACAACAATTTCTCCACACATAACCCAATTTCCGTTCCAATTACAAACCCCGTTCTCGATCAAACAACCGTTCGCGAAACCCTAACCTCCTTCAACAACGACTGGAAACGCGCACTCGAGTTCTTCAACTGGGTACAAACCGAATTCAACTTCCCACACTCCACCGAAACCTATAACCTAATCCTCGACATCTTAGGTAAATTCTTCGAGTTCCAACAATGTTGGAATCTAATCCACCGTATGCAAAGCAACCCTAATTCTTTCCCCAACCACACCACTTTCCGTGTCATGTTCAAACGTTACATCTCTGCTCACTGCATCGACGACGCCGTTCAAGCATTCCAACGTTTAAATGAGTTCAATTTGAAAGACGAAACCTCTTTTTCGAATCTCATCGACGCTCTGTGTGATCATAAACACGTTCTCGAAGCTCAAGATTTGGTTTTCGGAACCCAAAAGACTCTAACTTTATCTTGGAAAATTGACGGGTTTGTTGTTAGTAGTAATAATACTAAGATTTATAATATTGTTCTTCGTGGTTGGTATAAGTTGGGTTGGTGGAGTAAGTGTTGGGAGTTTTGGGATGAAATGGATAGAATAGGTGTTCAAAAGGATCTACATTCTTATTCCATTTACATGGATATTTTGTCTAAAGGTGGAAAACCATGGAAAGCTGTGAAATTGTTTAAGGAGATGAAGAGAAAAG AAAGCTACTTGCCAGAGCTCAGCGAGATGTATCAGAAAATCGCGGCAAAACTTCAGCAG TATGGAGAATGA
- the LOC113784662 gene encoding uncharacterized protein — MDYFSIVEKIEEKHVRIQNLWKEEELRRVPKGYNNRRKRSKCDPFYLYLYGTCGQWPFPTYPSPNNPFHQTPFVPYSPPPFHYYPLTPPLVIPPPLLPSPPPPLVFSPPPPSPWWLSSSPPPPPPDPIPWYISIPPPPPPPDPIPWYITAPPPPPPDPILWYITAPPPPPPDPIPWYLSAPPPPLLPN, encoded by the exons ATGGACTATTTCAGCATAGttgaaaaaatagaagaaaagcATGTGAGAATACAAAATCTGT GGAAAGAAGAAGAATTGAGAAGAGTACCTAAAGGGTACAACAATAGAAGAAAAAGATCGAAGTGCGACCCATTTTACTTATATCTTTATGGAACTTGTGGCCAATGGCCTTTCCCTACATATCCTTCACCAAATAacccatttcatcaaacacctttcGTGCCTTATTCTCCACCCCCATTTCATTACTATCCTCTTACGCCCCCACTAGTTATCCCTCCGCCGTTACTTCCATCTCCACCACCTCCACTCGTATTTTCTCCTCCACCACCATCTCCATGGTGGTTATCATCGTCACCACCGCCGCCTCCTCCTGATCCTATACCATGGTATATTTCAattccaccaccaccacctcctcCTGACCCTATACCATGGTATATTACAGCACCGCCACCACCACCTCCAGATCCTATACTATGGTATATTACAGCACCACCGCCTCCGCCTCCAGATCCTATACCGTGGTATCTTTCAGCTCCACCACCACCGTTGCTTCCCAATTGA